TGTTGAGTTGTAGCAGTATCATCAACAAGAATAGGGGGTTGGTTAGGGGGTTCATCAACATTAATATTAACAGTTGCGGTACTAATTCCCCCGTTTCCATCATTGACAGTATATTCAAAACTTGCAGAACCAGTATAACCGGGTGTGGGAGTAAATACAACTTCTCCAGTATCAGGATTTAAGTTAACTGTACCGTTATTAGGATTATTAACGGATTCAATAATTAAATTATCACCTTCTGGGTCGGTATCGTTATTTAGAGGGTTTAAGGTGACAGGAGTATCTTGTTGAGTTGTAGCAGTATCATCAACAAGAATAGGCGGTTGGTTAGGAAGTTCATCAACATTAATATTAACAGTTGCGGTACTAATTCCCCCGTTTCCATCATTGACAGTATATTCAAAACTTGCAGAACCAGTATAACCGGGTGTGGGAGTAAATACAACTTCTCCGGTATTAGGATTTAGTTCAACTGTACCGTTATTAGAATTATTAACGGATTCAATAATTAAATTATCACCTTCTGGGTCAGTATCGTTATTTAAAGGGGTTAAGGTGACAGGAAGATCTTGTTGAGTTGTAGCAGTATCATCAACAAGAATAGGGGGTTGGTTAGGGGGTTCATCAACATTAATATTAACAGTTGCGGTACTCGTCCCCCCGTTTCCATCATTGACAGTATAGTCAAAACTTGCAGGGCCAATATAACCGGGTGTGGGAGTAAATACAACTTCTCCAGTATCAGGATTTAGTTCAACTGTACCGTTATTAGGATTATTAACGGATTCAATAATTAAATTATCACCTTCTGGGTCAGTATCGTTATTTAGAGGGGTTAAGGTGACAGGAATATCTTGTTGAGTTGTAGCAGTATCATCAACAAGGATAGGGGGTTGGTTAGGGGGTTCATCAACATTAATATTAACAGTTGCGGTACTAATTCCACCATTACCATCATTGACAGTATAGTCAAAACTTGCAGGCCCAATATAACCGGGTGTAGGAGTAAATACAACTTCTCCAGTATCAGGATTTAAGTTAACTGTACCGTTATTAGGATTATTAACGGATTCAATAATTAAATTATCACCTTCTGGGTCAGTATCGTTATTTAAAGGGTTTAAGGTGACAGGAGTATCTTGTTGAGTTGTAGCAGTATCATCAACAAGGATAGGGGGTTGGTTGGGTGGCGTATTAATATTAACCGTAAGGCTACCTGTAGCAGTTAAAGCGCCTCCTGTACCTTGGCTTCCTGTATTGCCATCATTGAAGCTATAGTTAATCGTAACTGTTTCCGAAGTATCACCACTATTAGAATAGGCAATTTGTTGTAAAACCGTATCTACTTGAGTTGCTGTCGCATTCGTGAAGGTGAGGAGAAGTTGACCCCCACTATTGTTGGTGACAGTACCAATGATAGCGCCATTAACTGTTAGATTTCCCCCAGGAGTAAGGGTTCCTAATGTGCCACTTCCGCTAAAAATATCATTCGGATTAGCTGCACCATCGCGGCTTAAAGTTAGAGTAGATCCAGCATAATTGTTAATAGCATCTAATTCTACATCATTGATAATGGCATTGTTATCGAGAATAACCGGGTTTTCTCCTAAGATATAACTGGGGTTATTGTTGAGGTCATTAAGTTCAGGTACGTCATTAACAGGCGTAACATTAACGGTGAGGGTATTGTTACCACTAAAATCCGTTTCGTCTCCGACTTGAAAGCCAAAATTTGCGTAATTGTCACCATTTGCATTAAGCGGTGAACTAAAATTTAATTGACCAATTTCTGCAATCGGAATAATTTGATTAATAGTAACAGCTTGACCACTCAAGTTAAGCGTTCCTTGTGTGGGGAGACTGGTGATTTTCACCTGTTGTAAAGTATCCTCAGTATTGAGGTCATTAAAGGGGAAATTGGCGGCAACAAAATTATAAGGAGTATCTTCTAAAGTGGTGACATTGTTGTTACTACTGGTGGGAGCAATATTAACTGCACTGGCTAATAATCCCCCGGTAATAACATCTAAACCCCCTAATTCTTCAGTGGTATTTAAGGGGACATCTGATAATCCGATTAAATCCATGTTGGCATTTACATCTGCTGGAAAGATAGCATAACCATAGAAGGTTTCCCCAGGATTAATCCCTAAATCTGCAAAGCTGACATAAATGCCACCAACACTTTGTGATGTACTGGTGTAAGCCCAACGCATTTGATCTTGATTTGCATCTTGGCGGGTAATTTGGGGAATGACATCGGGAAGCCCAGAATTTCCCCACTCCCCATCACTAATGTTAATTAACCCCCCGAATTCTGTGGGTTTATTCTGTTCATCAATGCCTAAAATTGGAGTGATAATAACGGGATCATTGAAACCCGGTCTTCCTCGTTCAACTAATACAAAACCAATACTTTCATTGGTCGTAGGTGAAATTAAGCCTCCGGGTTCTATAAAATCTATTCGTTCAATATTATTATTGTTGTTATTGCCATCTCCCGTATTCGTAAAAACATTATCAGTTCCTAAGTTTAAAATAGGAGTTCTCAGAGCAACTTCCATGCTGCTATTATAGCCTGAATTTATATTAATTGTTGTGTCATTGGCAGTGCCATCAAACCACAGAATATCCCTAATTCCTTGAACTTCAGGGTTATCTTTTCGTTGAATTTTCAGAAAATATAAATTCTTGATAATTTCAAAGGGAACCGTTCCAGCATCAGGAAGAACAATATCAAAAGAATTGAATGTGTTGTTATTTCCTGCATAGTTCATTGTGTAGATTGTATTGGAGTTGTTAGCACCAGGGGCTTCATAAGTGGTTGCCCCATTTTGCACAAAGGTTCCCCTAAAATTAATTGCAGGTTCAGATAAAATTCCCTTGTAATTTGCGATTGCTTTTGCACTCAAACACAATGGCGTTTGAATGGTTCCAGTGGTTTCTTCTAACGTCCAATTTCCTCCTAATTCAGCATTTCCAATTAAATTTTTGGAGGCTGCAACCTGGGTTTGAGTCAGTTTGGCTAAGTGATGAATAAAAGACTTTCCTAAATTCCCCTGAGCAATATTACAGCCATATAATAATAAGTCGGTATGTTGGGTAAAAGCAGTTTGCCATTGTTTGATTTGAGGTGCATATTGATTCAGAGTATGGGTATTTAATTCGGTATTTCCTAATTTTAATTCTGCGGGACTTCCGTGAGAAATAATATGGAGAGATTGAATATTTTTGCGATGACTGAGAACAGAAGTTATTTCTTGAATTCCATTTTTGTTAGGAGAAAAAATAATAACTTCTGCGTTTGGATTGACTTCTTCTAATAAGATGTGATAATCTTTAACACGAGCATCAATAAAAACGATGGCTTTTTCTTGCTGTTGTAATGACATACCCAGATAGTCCTAATTTTAATTTAAAATGAGGTTGAAGTTTATTATGTAGATGCAAATATCCCTATCACCTAAACCTTTTATATAAGTTCTAGGTCTAGGCAAATACTCTGTATTTTCAAATCAATACACAGCTAAAATCTAGCTGTATAGGTGGTTGAAACCAACTGAATCAACCTCATTGTAGCCAGCCATATATTTTTTGTGCTTATACCTAAGATATAGATTTTTAAAGACTGACTGTGTAGTTATTTTCTATAATTTTGATAAATATTGTTATTTTAAATTCAAAAAAGAAACCGGGTTTCTGAAGTTATCTTGATTTCTGAAAACAAATTTAGTAGAGAAACCCGGTTTCTAACAACTTAGCGCTGACTCACAGAAACCGGGTTTCTGAAGTGATCTTGATTTCTCACAACAAATCTAACAGAGAAACCCGGTTTCTAACAACTTAGCGCTGACTCACAGAAACCGGGTTTCTGAAGTGATCTTGATTTCTCGCAACAAATCTACCAAAGAAACCCGGTTTCTAGCAACTGAGTGAAGGCTAACAGAAACCGGGTTTCTGAAGTTATGTTGATTTCTCACAAGAAATTTACTAGAGAAACCCGGTTTCTAACAACTTAGTGCTGACTCACAGAAACCGGGTTTCTGAAGTTATGTTGATTTCTCGCAATAAATCTACTAGAGAAACCCGGTTTCTAGGAATTTAAAACGGCCATTTCCAATTCACAATTTCATCTTTGTCAATGCCCTGTTCATAGGCATAATTGACATTTTCGATGATAGCATTTCTCATGCGTTCCCGAACGTAAGCCGCCGCCGAACCTAATTTAGGTACTCGGTCAATGACATCCATCACCAAATTAAAACGGTCAACTTGGTTATTAATGGCTAACTCTAAGGGAGTATTAATATTCCCCTTTTCTTTATACCCTCGGACGTGCAAGTTCGGGTGATTTTTCCGCCGATAAGCTAACTTGTGAATTAACCAAGGATAACCATGAAAATTAAAGATAATCGGTTTATCCGTCGTAAACAAACTATCAAAATCGCGGTCTGATAACCCGTGTGGATGTTCCGTATCCGGTTGTAACTTAAATAAATCCACCACGTTGACAAACCGAACTTTCAAATCAGGAATTTCTTCCCGTAAAATTGCCGTAGCTGCGAGAGATTCCATTGTCGCCACATCGCCACAACTCGCCATAATCACATCAGGAATATCCGGGTCTTTTCCACAATCATCATTACTCGCCCATTCCCAAATCCCAATCCCTTTGGTACAATGTTTAATCGCCTCATCCATTGTTAAAAATTGCAGGTGTTTTTGTTTATCTGCAACAATCACATTGATATAATCCGTACTCTTTAAACAATGGTCAGCAACGGATAATAAACAGTTAGCATCTGGTGGTAAATAAATCCGAGTCACACTGGCGCTTTTATTTGTTACCACATCTAAAAATCCGGGGTCTTGATGACTAAACCCGTTATGATCTTGTCGCCAAACCGTTGAAGACAATAGAATATTTAACGAAGAAATCGGCGCTCGCCAAGACACTTCATTTTTACAAATATCCAACCATTTTGCGTGTTGGTTGAACATGGAATCAATCACATGAGCAAAGGCTTCATAGGTGTGGAAAAATCCATGACGTCCTGTTAGCAAATACCCTTCTAACCAGCCTTCTAAGGTATGCTCACTTAACATTTCCATCACCCGACCATCGGTGGCTAACTCGCTTCCGTCTAAATCTTCTGGGTAAAATTCAGCTAACCAAGTTTTTTTACTAACCTCATAAACCGGATTTAAACGATTAGAAGCCGTTTCATCGGGGCCAAACATTCGGAAATTGTGGAGATTATTCCGCATCACATCCCGCAGAAAATTACCCAAAAGCTTTGTATTTTCAACTTCCGACTTCCCTGGATGTTCCACAGAAACCCCATATTGCCGAAAATCGGGTAACTTTAAGTCCTTCCGCAGTGTGCCACCGTTGGCATGGGGACTCGCACTCATGCGTTTAGTTCCTTGGGGGGCTAACGCCTTCAGTTCAGGAATTAAACGGCCATTTTCATCAAATAATTCTTCCGGTTTATAACTCCGCATCCAATCTTCTAATAACTGAAGATGGGGCGGGTTTGTCGTTACATCCGCCATGGGGACTTGGTGTGCTCGCCAAAACCCTTCAACTTTATGACCATCCACATCGGCTGGGCCCGTCCACCCTTTGGGACTGCGTAACACAATCATCGGCCACATCGGACGTTTAGCCGTACCCGTTGACCGGGCTTCCCCTTGAATAGCTTTAATTTCAGTAATGGCTTCTTCTAAGGTCGCCGCCATTTTCTGGTGCATTAAGGTTGGGTCTGACCCTTCCACAAAATAAGGTTTATAGCCATAACCTTTAAACAGTGCTTCTAATTCCTCATGGCTAATCCGCGATAAAATAGTCGGGTTGGCAATTTTATACCCATTCAAATGCAGAACAGGCAACACCGCCCCATCTCGAATCGGGTTAATAAATTTGTTAGAATGCCAAGCAGTGGCTAAAGCTCCGGTTTCCGCTTCTCCGTCTCCTACCACACAAACGGAGATTAAATCGGGGTTATCAAACACAGATCCATAGGCGTGAGATAAACTATAGCCTAACTCCCCTCCTTCATGAATAGAACCAGGGGTTTCTGGGGTACAATGGCTTCCAATACCCCCAGGGAAGGAGAACTGTTTGAAGAATTTCTGCATCCCGTCCCCATCTTCGCTAATATTGGGGTAAATTTCCGAGTAGGTTCCTTCTAAGTAAACTGGAGCTAATACTCCGGGTGCACCATGACCTGGGCCAGCGAGATAAATCATATCCAGGTCGTATTTTTTAATCAAGCGGTTGAGGTGAATGTAAATAAAACTCAACCCTGGACTGGAGCCCCAATGTCCTAATAACCGATGTTTAACGTCTGAGGGTTTGAGCGGTTCCTTTAATAAAGGATTTTCTCGCAAATAAATCATACCAACGGCTAGGTAATTACAAGCTCGCCAGTAAGCGTTAATCTTAAGCAGTTCCTCCTCATTCAAAGGGTTATTCAACTCAATGGGTTTATCTGGTGCAGCTACCATAAATCCTGACCGTTATAAAGGGTTTTCGTTTTTCAACTTTTGAGAGTATAGGATATCTTGAAAACGGCGGTTTGCAGTTTTGTATACACCCTATTGTTGAAAATTTGGTTAAATCATAGCACTGAATCTTGATTGCAGAGACATAATATTTTTATTCTTATTATTTTTTTAAGATTTGACTGGGTTAACGTTTATAACGAGGAAACTTTAACAAAAGATTAAAATTCTACTTAAAACAGTTAAAGATTTTTGATTAATCTGGGAAATCACAGCCGATATGTTAAGCTAACGACAACCTGATAGGATAGGGAGAATTTGAACCCAAGTTCTACCCCATGTCTATATTCAGGAATAGGCTCTTAGGGGGATGTCAACCTGATTCCTCACTGTATCTCCTCACTGGCTAAAAATGATGAGCGTTAAACTGTATTTTTTGAGACATGGAGAAACCACCTATAGTCAACAAGGCGGTTATTGTGGAAATTTAGATCCAGATTTAACCGAAAATGGCTTAAAGATGGCGGCTCAATTTGCTAAATCTTACCAAAATTTACCTTGGGTTGCTGCATTTGTAAGTCCCATGAAACGAACCATTGCAACTGCAAAACCCTTGTGCGAAGCGGTGGGTTTAGAAATGCAATTTCGAGACGGTTTAAAAGAAATTGCCTATGGAGAATGGGAAGGAAAATCACCGCAAACCGTTAATGAAAGTTACCATGATGAGTATGTTCGCTGGTTAACTGATCCCGGTTGGAATGCACCTACAGGCGGCGAAAAAGGGGTTGATATTGCTCGTCGTTGTGCTCCGGTGCTTCAAGAAATAGGAGAACGTTATCAATCCGGTAATATTTTAATTGTATCTCATAAAGCCACAATTAGAATTATGATCTGTGAATTATTAGGAATTGATATTGGCAGATTTCGCGATCGCATTGCCATGCCCACAGGGGCCGTTAGTATAGTAGAATTATCGTCTCATGGGCCGTTATTACACGTTTTAGCAGATCGGTGTCATTTAGATGAAACCTTACGGTCTTCTATTGGAACCTAGAACCCGGATTTAACGGATTAATTGGATTGCCCATAAAATTTAGTTTATGTTTTCGGGTTTGGGTTAAATTGATGATATTATTATTTATCTTAATTTTTACCGAATTTACCTTATGAAAATTTTAGTATTAAATGCGGGTTCAAGTTCTCAAAAAAGCTGTTTGTATGAAATTACAAAATCTACATTACCCGACTATCCCTTACACCCGATTTGGGAAGCAACCATTGATTGGACAGCTTCTCAAGAATTTGGGTTAATGAAAGTGAAAACTTTAAAGGTTAAGCAAGAATATCAAATCGATTTAACCTCTAAACAAGACGCGATCGCTCAAATGTTTAATACCCTAAGTGCAGGGGAAACAAAAGTATTAAATCACCTTTCAGAAATTAATATTGTCGGTCATCGTGTCGTCCATGGCGGCTCAGATTATTCTGAAGCCATATTGATTAATGAAAAAGTAAAAGAAGCCATTCAATCTTTAATTCCCCTCGCCCCAACCCATAATCCTGCCCATTTAGAAGGAATTGAAGCCGTTGAAAGGTTATTAGGAACTGTCCCCCAAGTAGCAGTATTTGATACCGCTTTTCATCGAAAAATGCCCGATTATGTAACAGTTTATCCGATTCCTTATCAATATTTACAAGAAGGAATCAAACGCTATGGATTTCATGGAACTAGCCATAAATATTGTGCCAAACAAACGGCTAAAATTCTAGGTAAACCCTTAGAATTCTTAAAAATAATTACCTGTCATTTAGGAAATGGATGTTCCTTAGCCGCCATTCAAGATGGAATTAGTATTAATACCACGATGGGATTTACCCCCTTAGAAGGATTAATGATGGGAACTCGAAGCGGTTCGATTGATCCCTCTATTGTTTTATATTTACAAGGAAAATATCAATATGATGTGCATCAAATTAATCAAATTTTAAATAAAGAATCCGGCTTAAAAGGAATTGTCGAGGAGTCGGGAGATATGCGATATATCTTAACCGAAATGAAAGCCGGAAATCCCAAAGCAAAACTCGCCTTTGAAATGTATATTCATCGCTTAAAAATGGGAATAGGGCAAATGTTAGCAAGCTTAGGCGGTTTAGATGCGTTAGTGTTTACCGCCGGAGTCGGAGAACACGCCGAACAAGTTCGAGAAGCCACTTGTCAAGGATGGGAGTTTTTAGGGTTAAAATTAGATTTAGAAAAAAATGCCTCTCACCCCGTTGACGAAGAAATTTCTACCGCAGATTCAAAGGTTAAAATATTAGTCATTCATACGGAGGAAGATTGGGCGATCGCAACAGAATGTTGGCATTTATTGAATTCTAATACACAATAATAAGGGGTTAGGGGTGAATTTTAAATGCGTAACAGCTTAACTTATCCCCTTTGCTGTAAGCAGTTTAGGGGACATAGAGGCGACCTATTCACTCAGGAAAAACAATGGTCGTGTCAGGATCGGCGACAACTTGTTGAATCAGATCTTGATAATCAGCTAAAAATTGATTAATCCGCTCTTTTTTGAATAATTGCGATTGATATTTAAGCTGGATCATGTAGTGAATTTTGGGTTCAGATTCATCTGCCACTGGCAATAGTTTTGTGCGAATTACAAAAGACAGATCAAAAAAGTTCACCCCCACTAGCGGGGTGTAGACATATTGTTCATGGGCGCGTTGTTCCGATTTTAGCTCATAAAGTTCAAAAGGCTGTTCCCATGTAATCATATTAATTTGAATCTGAGAAAGAGGGTGAGAAAGAAAGTCTCGATGGGGATGCGCTTCGCGGGCTAACTGTTCAAAAGGTACATATTGATACTTATAAACATCCGATGTCATCCGACGCACTTTTTGCAACAATTCTCGAAAGGTTGTCGGTTGTTCTCCTAATTCAATTTGCAATAATAAGTAATTGGTAAAATTTCCAACTACCCCATTAAAATTAGCTGCTGGTCGCACCGTATTGGGTGTAACAACAGTTAACTGTCGCTGACCACTATAGCGATATAACAACAGATAAAAGCAACTAAGATAACTCATAAACAAGGTAGTATGCTCTTTTTGGCTCAACTGCTTCAAGCCATCACTCAAGAGCAGAGGCAAAATTTGACGAATCTGCTCAGTTTTGAAAGTACGAGCCGTTGGAGTCGGATAATCTTGGGGTAGGATAGGAGTATCGGTAACACTCTCTAAACGGGGCAACCAATAAGCGCGATGTTGCTCTAATAGAGGAGTCGGGAGATGACGTTGCCAGTACGCATAATCAACATATTGAGATGATAAAGGGGGAAGGGAGGGTTCTTTGCCCAACACCAGATCACGATACAAGATACTCAATTCATTGAATAGTAAACGTTTAGCTCGACCATCCACCATAATATGATGAAAAACGATTAATACAAGATGTTCATTTGTAGCTATTTGTAGTAAAGCGACTCTTACTGGTGGTTCTTGAGCAAGATCAAAGGTTTGATGGTAAAACCTAATGATATAATCTCCAATTGTTTGTTGATCTGACAATTGCTTAATCTGAAAATCAATTGATATCTGTGGTTCGATAGATTGAAACAACCGATTATCTTTCCACAAAAGTCGGGTGCGAAGTGCGGCATGACGTTGGACTAAGTAAGCGAAACTCTGTTGTAATACCTCTACATTGAGTGATCCTTGCAACCGATAAAAAGAGGGTAAATGATAAGGTAATGTAGCTGTACTCGACTCAAGCCATTTCATCACCCTTTCTTGGGCATAAGTTGCCGGGGCATAAGTTACTGAAGTTGTTACATCGTTGTTGGTATAGGTAATAATATTGCTTTGTAATCCATCAATATAAGTCGCTAAACCCTCAATAGTAGGATACTCAAATAGTATTGTCGGT
This genomic stretch from Planktothrix sp. FACHB-1365 harbors:
- a CDS encoding Ig-like domain-containing protein, translated to MSLQQQEKAIVFIDARVKDYHILLEEVNPNAEVIIFSPNKNGIQEITSVLSHRKNIQSLHIISHGSPAELKLGNTELNTHTLNQYAPQIKQWQTAFTQHTDLLLYGCNIAQGNLGKSFIHHLAKLTQTQVAASKNLIGNAELGGNWTLEETTGTIQTPLCLSAKAIANYKGILSEPAINFRGTFVQNGATTYEAPGANNSNTIYTMNYAGNNNTFNSFDIVLPDAGTVPFEIIKNLYFLKIQRKDNPEVQGIRDILWFDGTANDTTININSGYNSSMEVALRTPILNLGTDNVFTNTGDGNNNNNNIERIDFIEPGGLISPTTNESIGFVLVERGRPGFNDPVIITPILGIDEQNKPTEFGGLINISDGEWGNSGLPDVIPQITRQDANQDQMRWAYTSTSQSVGGIYVSFADLGINPGETFYGYAIFPADVNANMDLIGLSDVPLNTTEELGGLDVITGGLLASAVNIAPTSSNNNVTTLEDTPYNFVAANFPFNDLNTEDTLQQVKITSLPTQGTLNLSGQAVTINQIIPIAEIGQLNFSSPLNANGDNYANFGFQVGDETDFSGNNTLTVNVTPVNDVPELNDLNNNPSYILGENPVILDNNAIINDVELDAINNYAGSTLTLSRDGAANPNDIFSGSGTLGTLTPGGNLTVNGAIIGTVTNNSGGQLLLTFTNATATQVDTVLQQIAYSNSGDTSETVTINYSFNDGNTGSQGTGGALTATGSLTVNINTPPNQPPILVDDTATTQQDTPVTLNPLNNDTDPEGDNLIIESVNNPNNGTVNLNPDTGEVVFTPTPGYIGPASFDYTVNDGNGGISTATVNINVDEPPNQPPILVDDTATTQQDIPVTLTPLNNDTDPEGDNLIIESVNNPNNGTVELNPDTGEVVFTPTPGYIGPASFDYTVNDGNGGTSTATVNINVDEPPNQPPILVDDTATTQQDLPVTLTPLNNDTDPEGDNLIIESVNNSNNGTVELNPNTGEVVFTPTPGYTGSASFEYTVNDGNGGISTATVNINVDELPNQPPILVDDTATTQQDTPVTLNPLNNDTDPEGDNLIIESVNNPNNGTVNLNPDTGEVVFTPTPGYTGSASFEYTVNDGNGGISTATVNINVDEPPNQPPILVDDTATTQ
- a CDS encoding phosphoketolase gives rise to the protein MVAAPDKPIELNNPLNEEELLKINAYWRACNYLAVGMIYLRENPLLKEPLKPSDVKHRLLGHWGSSPGLSFIYIHLNRLIKKYDLDMIYLAGPGHGAPGVLAPVYLEGTYSEIYPNISEDGDGMQKFFKQFSFPGGIGSHCTPETPGSIHEGGELGYSLSHAYGSVFDNPDLISVCVVGDGEAETGALATAWHSNKFINPIRDGAVLPVLHLNGYKIANPTILSRISHEELEALFKGYGYKPYFVEGSDPTLMHQKMAATLEEAITEIKAIQGEARSTGTAKRPMWPMIVLRSPKGWTGPADVDGHKVEGFWRAHQVPMADVTTNPPHLQLLEDWMRSYKPEELFDENGRLIPELKALAPQGTKRMSASPHANGGTLRKDLKLPDFRQYGVSVEHPGKSEVENTKLLGNFLRDVMRNNLHNFRMFGPDETASNRLNPVYEVSKKTWLAEFYPEDLDGSELATDGRVMEMLSEHTLEGWLEGYLLTGRHGFFHTYEAFAHVIDSMFNQHAKWLDICKNEVSWRAPISSLNILLSSTVWRQDHNGFSHQDPGFLDVVTNKSASVTRIYLPPDANCLLSVADHCLKSTDYINVIVADKQKHLQFLTMDEAIKHCTKGIGIWEWASNDDCGKDPDIPDVIMASCGDVATMESLAATAILREEIPDLKVRFVNVVDLFKLQPDTEHPHGLSDRDFDSLFTTDKPIIFNFHGYPWLIHKLAYRRKNHPNLHVRGYKEKGNINTPLELAINNQVDRFNLVMDVIDRVPKLGSAAAYVRERMRNAIIENVNYAYEQGIDKDEIVNWKWPF
- a CDS encoding histidine phosphatase family protein translates to MSVKLYFLRHGETTYSQQGGYCGNLDPDLTENGLKMAAQFAKSYQNLPWVAAFVSPMKRTIATAKPLCEAVGLEMQFRDGLKEIAYGEWEGKSPQTVNESYHDEYVRWLTDPGWNAPTGGEKGVDIARRCAPVLQEIGERYQSGNILIVSHKATIRIMICELLGIDIGRFRDRIAMPTGAVSIVELSSHGPLLHVLADRCHLDETLRSSIGT
- a CDS encoding acetate kinase; protein product: MKILVLNAGSSSQKSCLYEITKSTLPDYPLHPIWEATIDWTASQEFGLMKVKTLKVKQEYQIDLTSKQDAIAQMFNTLSAGETKVLNHLSEINIVGHRVVHGGSDYSEAILINEKVKEAIQSLIPLAPTHNPAHLEGIEAVERLLGTVPQVAVFDTAFHRKMPDYVTVYPIPYQYLQEGIKRYGFHGTSHKYCAKQTAKILGKPLEFLKIITCHLGNGCSLAAIQDGISINTTMGFTPLEGLMMGTRSGSIDPSIVLYLQGKYQYDVHQINQILNKESGLKGIVEESGDMRYILTEMKAGNPKAKLAFEMYIHRLKMGIGQMLASLGGLDALVFTAGVGEHAEQVREATCQGWEFLGLKLDLEKNASHPVDEEISTADSKVKILVIHTEEDWAIATECWHLLNSNTQ